The Candidatus Hydrogenisulfobacillus filiaventi sequence TCAGGTTGGTCAGACCCATGGTGTCACGGACCCGTCGGACCGCCTCCACCTCCAGCAGGAACCCGTCCCGGTAGTCGGGATGGTAATAGCGGCTGGCCCCCCGCCACCCCAGCATGGGGTTGTCCTCCTTGGGCTCAAAGACCGCCCCGCCCAGCAGGGTGGCGTATTCGTTGGTCTTGAAGTCGCTGAAACGCAGGATGACCGGTCGGGGATAAAAGGCGGCCGCCAGCACGGCAATCCCTTGGGAGAGGCGGTCCACGAAGTAGGCGTGGCCGTCCGGGTAGCCATGAATGCGGGCTGCCAGCTGCCGCTGCTCGCGCGGGGACAGGCGGTCCGGATGCAGGAGGGCCAGGGGATGAATCCCCACCCATTCCGCGAAGATGAACTCCATCCGGGCCAGGCCCACCCCGTCGCCCGGCAGCAGGGCCAGGCCGAAGGCCTGCTCGGGATTGGCCACATTCAGCATGACCTGGGTACGGGTGGGAGGCAGGGAACCGGGGTCCACGGTGTCGACCTTGAAGCGGAGGGCGCCCTGGTAGATACGGCCCATCTCCCCTTCGGCACAGGAGACGGTGACGGTCTGCCCGTCACTGAGGAGCCGGGTGGCGTCCTTCACCCCTACCACCGCCGGGATGCCCAGCTCGCGGGTGACGATGGCGGCATGGGAGGTCCGCCCGCCGCGTTCGGTGATGATGGCCTTGGCGATGCGCATGATGGGCTCCCAGTCGGGGTTGGTGGTTTCCGTCACCAGGATCTCCCCTGGCTGGAAGCGGTCCATCAGGCGCGGATCTTTAATCACCCGCACCGGGCCGCTGGCGATGCGCTCGCCGATGGCGAGGCCCTCCGCCAGGACGGGGCCCCGCTCCTCCAGTTCGTAGACTTCGAAACTGGGGGTGCGGCGGGTGCTGTGCACCGTCTCCGGCCGCGCCTGGACGATGTAGAGGCCCCCGTCCGGGCCGTCTTTGGCGAACTCCATGTCCATGGGGGTCGGTTTGCCGTTACGGGCCGAGTAGTGCGCCTCCACCTGCACAGCCCAGCGAGCCAGTTGCAGGACCTCTTCATCAGTGAGACAGAAACGGGCGCGATCGGCCTTGGGCACGGGCCGGTTGTGGTGCCGGCGGGTGGAGCGGTCAAAGGTCAGCCGGAACTCCTTGGTGCCAAGCTTTTTCCAGATGAGGGGCCGGTAACCGGCCTGTAAGGTCGGCTTGTGCACGTAAAATTCGTCCGGTCCCACCCGGCCCTGCACGATGTTCTCCCCCAGGCCCCAGATGGCATCAATCTGAACCACGTTCCGGAACCCGGTCTCGGTGTCCAGGGTGAACATGACCCCCGAGGCGGCCTCGGAGCTGTTGAGCATTTTCTGCACCCCGACCGACAGGGCAGCCTGGCCGTGGGCGAAGCCCATATCCTCCCGGTAGCGGATGGCCCGGGGGGTATACAGACTGGCGAAGCACTGCTTGACCGCTTGCAGGAGGGCGGCCGGACCTTGGATGTTGAGATAGGTTTCGTGAGCCCCGGCGAAACTGGCTCCGGGCAGGTCCTCCACCGTGGCCGAGGACCGCACCGCCACCTCCAGGGCGTCGGTGCCGTATTCGGCGGAGAGTTCCCGATAGGCGTCCAGGATCTCGGTCTCCAGGTCGGCCGGCATGTGCCCGCCCAACACCAGTTCGGCTGCGGCGCGGCTGGTCCGCTCCAGGGTGTCGACATCATTGCCCTGCACACCGTTCAGCAGGTCCAGCAGCGGCTGCTCGATGGCGTTCTCCCGCAGATAATGGCGGAAGGCGTCGGCGGTGATGGCGAACCCGTCGGGAACCGGTACCCCCGCCGCCGCCAGTTCCCGGATCATCTCCCCCAGGCTGGCGTTCTTGCCCCCCACCAGAGGCACATCCCCGATACCGACCTCCCGGAAGCGGCGGATCCATTGCCACGGGGACGCCGCTCCGGCGGCGCCCTCCTTGTTCCCCGCCTGCATGGTCAGGCCTCCTTCCCGTTTAGGGCCCGAATCGCAGCGATCCGCTTTGGTTGTAATCCAACCGCCGGAGCCGGACAACGGCCGGCGCGGGGCCAAGGGGTCCTTCCGGCCGGGTCCGGCCGTCCCGCCCGCGGCGGTCGTGGTACAGTTACCGGCAGGACAAAGGAGGAGGCCCAAAGAGCGATTCCCCGGCGGGACGGGGGCCGGAAAGGGGGCGCCGTTAGTGGGCGGACAGGAGGAAGGCCCGCGGGAGGCCTTTATTGCAGGGGCGTGGCGGGAAACTGCAAGCCGGTTTCCGGTGGTGAGCCCGGTGGACGGGACGGTAGTGGCGGAGGTCAGCGATTGCGGACCGGCGGAGGCGCACGCGGCCATTGCGGCTGCGGAGGTGGCCTCCGGACCCTGGGCTGCGGCCACTGCCTATGAACGGGCACAGGTGCTGCGGCGCTGGTTTGAGGCCATCGGGCGGCATCGCGAGGATCTGGCGCGCACCATGGCCCGGGAGATGGGCAAGCCGGTCAGCGAGGGCCGGGCGGAAGTGGATTACGCGGCCGGTTTTGTGGAGTGGTATGCGGAGGAGGCCAAGCGGGTTTACGGCACGGTGGTGCCGAGTCAGTTTGCCGGCAAGCGGTTGTGGGTGCGGCCGGAGCCGGTGGGGATTGTCTACGGCATCACCCCCTGGAACTTTCCGGCCGCCATGGTCACCCGGAAGGCGGCCCCGGCGCTGGCAGCCGGCTGCCCCTTCATTCTCAAGCCGGCGGAAGAGAGCCCCCTCACCGCCCTTTGGCTGGCACGCCTCTGGGAGGAAGCAGGGGGACCGCCGGGCACCTTGCAGGTGCTGCCGGCCCGCGATCCCGAGGCTCTTTCCCGGCCTTTTTTCGAGGATGCGCGGGTGCGCAAGCTGACCTTCACCGGCAGCACCGCGGTGGGCCGCGCTCTCTATGCCCAGGCGGCGCCCACCCTCAAACACGTCTCCCTGGAACTGGGCGGCCAGGCGCCGTTCCTGGTATTCGAGGATGCCGATATCCCGCGGGCGGTGGAGGAGGCGATGCGGGCCAAGTTCCGCAACATCGGCCAGAGCTGCGTCGCCGCCAACCGCCTCTATGTCCACCGGGCGGTGGCGGCGGAGTTTGTGCGGGCGTATACCGCCCGGGTGCAGGCCCTGAAGACCGGCGACCCCCTGGCGGAGGACACCCAGGTAGGGCCGCTGGTCAACCGCCAGGCGTTGGAAAAGGTGGCGGCGCATGTGGCGGATGCCCTACAGCGGGGTGCCACCCTGGTCACAGGGGGTGCGGCACAGGGCTTGATTTATCTGCCCACCGTGCTCACCGGGGTTGACCCTGCGTCCCGCATCCTGCATGAGGAGACCTTCGGCCCGGTCGCTCCGGTGGTGGTGTTCGACCAGGAGGAGGAAGCGGTTGCCTGGGCCAACGCCACCGAATACGGCCTCGCCGCTTATCTGTGGACGCGGGACCTGGGCCGCGCCTTCCGGGTGGCGGAAGCCCTGCGCTACGGCATTGTGGGCGTCAACGACGGGGTGCCCTCCACCCCGCAGGCCCCCTTCGGGGGCGTGAAGCAGTCGGGTCTGGGCCGGGAGGGCGGCCGCTGGGGGATTGAGGAGTTCCTGGAGCCGAAGTACATCTCCCTGCATCTGCCTGATTAGGGCCATCGCTACAATAGGCCGGGAGGGACGGGCATGCATGCCGGAACTGCTTCGGCGGAGGTGATCGATGCCGCCTGGCTGGCGGCGGGACTGGTGCTGGGGCTGCTGGCAGCCTGGGCTTACTGGGGCCGGTTGCTGGCTGCGGCCGGTGAGCGGGAGCGCTTCCGGCGCGAGGAGGCGGAACGCCACCGCCAGGCCCTGGCGGACGCCGAAGCCCGCCTGCGGGAGCTGGACGCGGCCCGGCTGCGGCTGGAGGCGGAGCGGGCCCGCCTGGAGGCGGAGATGGCGGGCTGGAAAAGCCGCCTGGAGGAATCGGCGCAGCGGGCTGAGCAGACGCGGAACGATCTCCTGACGGTCTTCCAGAGCGCAGCGGCCGAGGCCCTCGGCCGGAACAGCCGCCAGTTCCTGGACCTGGCGGAAGCCCGGCTTAAGGAGCAGGAAGCCGCCAGCCGCAGTCTGTGGGACAGCGGCCGGCGGGTACTGGAGGACCTGACCCGGCCGTTGCAGGAGACCCTGGAAAAGATGCAGGCCCGGATTCAGGAGCTGGAGGGCCGCCGGGAGCGGGCCTACGGAGAGCTCGCCCAACAGGTGGAGGCGCTGGCCCGGGCCCAGGGCCAGTTGCTGCAGTCCGGCCAGGAGGTGCGCGAGGCGGCCCAGCGCCTGCGGGAGGCGTTGCGCAGCCCCCAGGTACAGGGCCGCTGGGGCGAGATGCAGCTGCAGCGGGTGGTGGAACTGGCGGGCATGGCCGAGCACGTCGACTTCGAGCTGCAGCCGGCTATGGAGGCCCAGCGCCCGGATATGGTGGTCCATCTGCCGGACGGTAAGCAGCTGGTGGTGGATGCCAAGGTGGCCCTCAACGACTTTCTGGCGGCGGCCGAGGCGGAGGACCCGGCGGCCCGCCAGGCGGCCCTCAAGGCGCATGCCCGCCGGGTGCGGGAGCATGTCAACAGCCTGGGAGACAAGGCCTACTGGCGGCGCCTGCCGGTCAGTCCCGAGTTTGTGGTGCTTTTCCTACCCACGGATGCGGTGCTGTCCGCCGCCCTCGGGGACGACCCGGAATTGCTGGATTACGGTTTCCGGCGGGGGGTCATCCTGGCCACGCCTTCCATCCTGGTCGGCCTCCTGCGCACGGTGGCCTATTCCTGGCGCCAGCGGGCGATGGAGGAAAACGCCCGCCGCATCGCGGAGCTGGGGCGGGAGCTCTACCAGCGCATCCATAAACTGGCCCGGGACTGGGAGGCATTGGGACGGCACCTACAACGTACGGTAGAGGCCTACAACACCGCGGTGGGCAGCTTCGAGCGGCGGGTGCTGGTGACCGCCCGCCGGCTTAAGGAACTGGGGGCGGCCGATGAAGGGCATGAGGTGGCCGGGCCCGAACCGGTCGCGGAGATGCCGCGGGAGCTCACGGTGCCGGAAGCCGGGCCCTAAGACCCTCGGGGGCTGATACGGACCCGTTCAGCGAACCACATGGTGGTGGTCCGGACGTAGGCCTTGCCGACGCCGAGTTCCTCGAGCAGACGGGCCCCCCACGGCCGCGCAGGACTGTCCCGGCATCGCGCAAATATGGTGTCAGCCTGTGGGTAGATGGAAGTCGCCGACGCCCTGACTGGCACTACCGTGCCCTGAGCTGATGGCGACCGGTAAATGTC is a genomic window containing:
- the pps gene encoding phosphoenolpyruvate synthase (Evidence 2a : Function from experimental evidences in other organisms; PubMedId : 1310524, 16880, 8226637; Product type e : enzyme), with amino-acid sequence MQAGNKEGAAGAASPWQWIRRFREVGIGDVPLVGGKNASLGEMIRELAAAGVPVPDGFAITADAFRHYLRENAIEQPLLDLLNGVQGNDVDTLERTSRAAAELVLGGHMPADLETEILDAYRELSAEYGTDALEVAVRSSATVEDLPGASFAGAHETYLNIQGPAALLQAVKQCFASLYTPRAIRYREDMGFAHGQAALSVGVQKMLNSSEAASGVMFTLDTETGFRNVVQIDAIWGLGENIVQGRVGPDEFYVHKPTLQAGYRPLIWKKLGTKEFRLTFDRSTRRHHNRPVPKADRARFCLTDEEVLQLARWAVQVEAHYSARNGKPTPMDMEFAKDGPDGGLYIVQARPETVHSTRRTPSFEVYELEERGPVLAEGLAIGERIASGPVRVIKDPRLMDRFQPGEILVTETTNPDWEPIMRIAKAIITERGGRTSHAAIVTRELGIPAVVGVKDATRLLSDGQTVTVSCAEGEMGRIYQGALRFKVDTVDPGSLPPTRTQVMLNVANPEQAFGLALLPGDGVGLARMEFIFAEWVGIHPLALLHPDRLSPREQRQLAARIHGYPDGHAYFVDRLSQGIAVLAAAFYPRPVILRFSDFKTNEYATLLGGAVFEPKEDNPMLGWRGASRYYHPDYRDGFLLEVEAVRRVRDTMGLTNLKVMVPFCRTPEEGARVLEVMRAGGLERGQNGLEVYVMAEIPSNITLAAEFAAIFDGFSIGSNDLTQLTLGVDRDSERVAPLFNERNPAVQRACAALIHAAHDAGRKVGICGQAPSDYPDFAAFLVQEGIDSISLNPDAFLRTKRRIAEMEATLAAPS
- the gabD gene encoding putative succinate-semialdehyde dehydrogenase [NADP(+)] (Evidence 3 : Putative function from multiple computational evidences) is translated as MGGQEEGPREAFIAGAWRETASRFPVVSPVDGTVVAEVSDCGPAEAHAAIAAAEVASGPWAAATAYERAQVLRRWFEAIGRHREDLARTMAREMGKPVSEGRAEVDYAAGFVEWYAEEAKRVYGTVVPSQFAGKRLWVRPEPVGIVYGITPWNFPAAMVTRKAAPALAAGCPFILKPAEESPLTALWLARLWEEAGGPPGTLQVLPARDPEALSRPFFEDARVRKLTFTGSTAVGRALYAQAAPTLKHVSLELGGQAPFLVFEDADIPRAVEEAMRAKFRNIGQSCVAANRLYVHRAVAAEFVRAYTARVQALKTGDPLAEDTQVGPLVNRQALEKVAAHVADALQRGATLVTGGAAQGLIYLPTVLTGVDPASRILHEETFGPVAPVVVFDQEEEAVAWANATEYGLAAYLWTRDLGRAFRVAEALRYGIVGVNDGVPSTPQAPFGGVKQSGLGREGGRWGIEEFLEPKYISLHLPD
- a CDS encoding DNA recombination protein RmuC; the protein is MHAGTASAEVIDAAWLAAGLVLGLLAAWAYWGRLLAAAGERERFRREEAERHRQALADAEARLRELDAARLRLEAERARLEAEMAGWKSRLEESAQRAEQTRNDLLTVFQSAAAEALGRNSRQFLDLAEARLKEQEAASRSLWDSGRRVLEDLTRPLQETLEKMQARIQELEGRRERAYGELAQQVEALARAQGQLLQSGQEVREAAQRLREALRSPQVQGRWGEMQLQRVVELAGMAEHVDFELQPAMEAQRPDMVVHLPDGKQLVVDAKVALNDFLAAAEAEDPAARQAALKAHARRVREHVNSLGDKAYWRRLPVSPEFVVLFLPTDAVLSAALGDDPELLDYGFRRGVILATPSILVGLLRTVAYSWRQRAMEENARRIAELGRELYQRIHKLARDWEALGRHLQRTVEAYNTAVGSFERRVLVTARRLKELGAADEGHEVAGPEPVAEMPRELTVPEAGP
- a CDS encoding protein of unknown function (Evidence 5 : Unknown function); its protein translation is MPVRASATSIYPQADTIFARCRDSPARPWGARLLEELGVGKAYVRTTTMWFAERVRISPRGS